A genomic stretch from Setaria viridis chromosome 1, Setaria_viridis_v4.0, whole genome shotgun sequence includes:
- the LOC117859497 gene encoding uncharacterized protein codes for MVRGGGGFNSLAPVVRDIKMTLEEQLVLNLCNPELRRNALVELSKRRETFNDLALKLWYSFGTIAALVQEIVSVYPALSPPTLSASAATRVCNALALLQTVAAHPETRTPFLEAGIPFYLFPFLNTTSEAKSFEHLRVTSLGVLGALAKVDDTEVVKFLLKSEVIPLCLRIMETGCELSKTVATFIVHKIMLDEVGLHHICATPEYFFQAASVLANMVIALAEQPSTRLLKHVICCYLRLTDDPRACTALRTHLPEALRNGTFDSCLRDDPAARHFLQQLLDNLAGHAGGAPHPSAGPVAGGGRHGGPSQAGPSRKR; via the exons ATGGTAAGAGGCGGCGGAGGCTTCAACTCCCTGGCTCCGGTGGTCAGGGACATTAAGATGACGCTGGAGGAGCAGCTTGTGCTCAACCTCTGCAACCCTGAGTTGCGTCGAAATGCCCTTGTTGAGCTCTCCAAG AGAAGGGAGACGTTCAATGATTTGGCTTTAAAGCTATGGTACTCTTTTGGCACAATAGCTGCACTGGTACAG GAAATTGTGTCAGTCTACCCTGCACTTTCACCCCCAACATTATCGGCAAGTGCAGCTACCAGAGTCTGCAATGCACTTGCACTTCTTCAG ACTGTTGCAGCACACCCTGAGACCAGGACCCCTTTTCTAGAAG CCGGAATTCCGTTCTACTTGTTCCCATTTTTGAACACTACCAGTGAGGCAAAATCTTTCGAGCACTTGCGTGTTACCAGCCTTGGTGTTCTCGGTGCTCTTGCTAAG GTAGATGATACTGAAGTTGTCAAATTCCTGCTGAAAAGTGAAGTCATTCCTCTGTGCTTGCGAATCATGGAGACAGGCTGCGAGCTTTCAAAAACA GTGGCCACTTTCATTGTCCACAAGATTATGCTAGATGAAGTTGGGTTACATCACATCTGTGCCACCCCAGAATATTTCTTTCAGGCAGCCAGTGTTTTAGCAAACATGGTGATTGCATTAGCTGAACAGCCCTCCACCAGGTTGCTGAAGCATGTTATCTGCTGCTACCTCAGGCTGACGGATGATCCTAG GGCCTGTACTGCGCTACGAACTCACCTTCCTGAGGCTCTCAGGAACGGAACATTCGACAGCTGCCTTAGG GACGACCCTGCTGCAAGGCATTTTCTCCAACAACTGCTGGATAATCTGGCTGGTCATGCTGGCGGAGCACCTCATCCAAGCGCAGGTCCTGTGGCAGGTGGAGGACGCCATGGAGGACCCTCTCAGGCAGGACCAAGTCGCAAGCGTTGA